The Microbacterium foliorum genome has a window encoding:
- the nadC gene encoding carboxylating nicotinate-nucleotide diphosphorylase yields MLTPALLTRVVAAALDEDAPWGDLTSVTLLPADATANADLIAREPGVFSGGAVFSIAFTLTDPTVTVDVHVGDGDAFTAGDVLASVSGAARSVLTAERVALNFTQRMSGISTLTAAYVRAVEGTAARIADTRKTTPGLRAFERHAVVSGGGRNHRHSLSDAVMAKDNHLAVLQRSGLDLAVALREALSALPHTTHVVVEVDRLDQIAAVLDGGAHTVLLDNFSLDDLRAGVALIGGRAQTEASGGVDLETVGAIAATGVDVISVGALTHSARALDLGLDVRID; encoded by the coding sequence ATGCTCACGCCCGCCCTCCTCACCCGCGTCGTCGCAGCCGCCCTCGATGAGGACGCGCCGTGGGGCGACCTGACCAGCGTGACGCTGCTGCCGGCGGATGCCACCGCGAACGCCGATCTGATCGCGCGCGAACCCGGAGTCTTCAGCGGTGGCGCCGTGTTCTCGATCGCCTTCACCCTCACAGACCCGACTGTGACCGTCGACGTGCATGTCGGCGACGGCGACGCGTTCACCGCCGGCGACGTGCTCGCCTCGGTGTCGGGGGCGGCCCGGAGCGTCCTCACCGCCGAGCGCGTCGCACTGAACTTCACCCAGCGCATGAGCGGCATCTCCACCCTCACCGCCGCATACGTGCGCGCGGTCGAGGGAACCGCGGCGCGCATCGCCGACACCCGCAAGACCACGCCGGGCCTTCGCGCCTTCGAGCGACACGCGGTGGTGTCCGGCGGCGGACGCAATCACCGGCATTCGCTGTCGGACGCCGTGATGGCGAAGGACAACCACCTCGCTGTGCTGCAGCGCTCCGGCCTCGATCTCGCCGTCGCGCTGCGCGAGGCGCTCTCCGCGCTCCCCCACACCACGCATGTGGTGGTCGAGGTCGACAGGCTCGACCAGATCGCCGCCGTGCTCGACGGCGGCGCGCACACGGTGCTGCTCGACAACTTCTCGCTCGACGACCTGCGAGCGGGAGTGGCCCTCATCGGCGGCAGGGCGCAGACCGAGGCATCCGGCGGCGTCGACCTCGAAACGGTGGGCGCCATCGCCGCGACCGGGGTCGACGTGATCTCGGTCGGGGCGCTCACGCATTCGGCACGGGCCCTCGACCTCGGCCTCGACGTGCGGATCGACTGA
- a CDS encoding glycosyltransferase family 2 protein: MTASAPLVTVIVPGRDIGGFAPAALESLLAQTERRWQAILVDDGSADDTGEIFAAAAASDRRFRALTHAASRGLGAARNAALDLVDTPLVGFLDGDDELAPTAIERLSSTLAETGSDLVAGAYVRSRFDGERYVPGRVQPWVAAATSPARRGTTIFEHPAASANIVAWSKMSRTELWHDLRFPEGVAYEDQIVAQLLYTRARTFDVIPDTVVRWRMRADGTSITQGRAQLRVMRDYLAALRGGIRVLHEAGARAAVVARLELILAMDLPPLLDIAATHHDPEYAAVVASFVAEIEALPEFADAHPDPALTAALAW; this comes from the coding sequence GTGACCGCCTCCGCCCCGCTCGTGACCGTGATCGTCCCCGGCCGCGACATCGGCGGCTTCGCGCCCGCTGCTCTCGAGTCCCTTCTGGCGCAGACCGAACGTCGGTGGCAGGCGATCCTCGTCGACGACGGGTCCGCTGACGACACCGGCGAGATCTTCGCGGCAGCCGCCGCCTCCGACCGCCGTTTCCGTGCGCTCACCCACGCGGCGTCCCGTGGTCTCGGAGCCGCCCGCAACGCGGCGCTCGACCTGGTCGACACACCCCTCGTGGGGTTTCTCGACGGCGACGACGAGCTCGCCCCCACCGCCATCGAACGCCTGAGCAGCACACTCGCCGAGACCGGAAGCGACCTCGTCGCGGGAGCCTACGTCCGGTCGCGGTTCGACGGCGAACGGTACGTGCCCGGTCGTGTGCAGCCCTGGGTGGCCGCCGCGACGTCGCCGGCGCGGCGGGGCACCACGATCTTCGAGCACCCGGCGGCGAGTGCGAACATCGTCGCCTGGTCGAAGATGAGCCGCACCGAGCTGTGGCACGACCTGCGGTTCCCCGAGGGCGTCGCCTACGAGGATCAGATCGTCGCGCAGCTGCTCTACACCCGCGCTCGAACGTTCGACGTGATCCCCGACACCGTCGTGCGGTGGCGGATGCGCGCCGACGGCACGTCCATCACACAGGGCCGCGCGCAGCTTCGCGTGATGCGCGACTACCTCGCGGCGCTCCGTGGCGGCATCCGCGTGCTGCATGAGGCCGGAGCACGCGCGGCGGTCGTCGCGCGACTCGAGCTGATCCTCGCGATGGACCTGCCTCCCCTGCTCGACATCGCCGCGACACATCACGACCCCGAGTACGCGGCGGTCGTGGCGTCGTTCGTCGCCGAGATCGAGGCGCTGCCCGAATTCGCCGACGCCCACCCCGACCCCGCACTCACCGCCGCTCTGGCGTGGTGA
- a CDS encoding cysteine desulfurase family protein, with product MLYLDHAATAPVRPEVLDAMRPYLTGTFGNPSSHHTYGEAATDALDDARSRVARVLGMRAGDVVFTAGGTEANNLAVKGIVLAALGTGRRHLVVSPIEHESILESADFLRRFHDIEVTMPAVDAQGRITADALRAQVREDTALVALGHANNEIGTVQDVSGLAAVTHTAGAALHLDAVQSAGWLPLAGLGADAVAIAGHKLGAPKGIGALAVRGRIPLEPLLHGGGQERGRRSGTENVAGAVGLAVALDLAEAERAAASARVGAATRRVIAGILAAVPQAVLTGAPEERLPATASFTFAGVSGEAVLLELERRGVVSSSGSACAAGNDEPSHVLLACGVDPGVAQSAVRFTFGRETLPDDLPRRLAALVAESVRAVAG from the coding sequence ATGCTCTACCTCGACCACGCCGCGACGGCTCCGGTGCGACCGGAGGTGCTCGATGCGATGCGCCCGTATCTCACCGGGACCTTCGGCAATCCGTCGAGCCACCACACGTACGGTGAGGCGGCCACGGACGCGCTCGACGACGCGAGGTCGAGGGTCGCCCGCGTGCTGGGCATGCGGGCCGGCGACGTCGTGTTCACGGCGGGTGGAACCGAGGCGAACAACCTCGCGGTGAAGGGGATCGTGCTCGCTGCTCTCGGAACAGGGCGTCGTCACCTGGTGGTCTCGCCGATCGAGCACGAATCGATCCTGGAGTCGGCCGACTTCCTGCGCCGTTTCCACGACATCGAGGTGACGATGCCGGCGGTCGATGCTCAGGGGCGGATCACCGCCGACGCTCTGCGTGCGCAGGTGCGGGAGGACACGGCCCTGGTCGCCCTCGGGCACGCGAACAACGAGATCGGCACGGTTCAGGACGTCTCGGGACTCGCCGCGGTGACGCACACCGCGGGCGCCGCACTGCACCTTGACGCGGTGCAGTCCGCGGGGTGGCTGCCGCTCGCGGGACTCGGCGCGGATGCCGTGGCGATCGCCGGCCACAAGCTCGGCGCGCCCAAAGGGATCGGCGCCCTCGCGGTCCGAGGGCGTATCCCGCTCGAACCCCTCCTGCACGGAGGTGGTCAGGAGCGCGGTCGCCGCTCCGGAACCGAGAACGTCGCGGGTGCCGTCGGTCTCGCCGTCGCCCTCGATCTCGCCGAGGCCGAGCGTGCGGCGGCGAGCGCACGGGTGGGCGCGGCGACCCGCCGAGTCATCGCCGGGATCCTCGCTGCCGTGCCGCAGGCGGTGTTGACGGGAGCCCCGGAGGAGCGGCTGCCCGCCACTGCGAGCTTCACCTTCGCGGGCGTGAGCGGCGAGGCTGTGCTGCTCGAGCTCGAGCGGCGAGGGGTCGTCTCGTCGAGCGGATCCGCGTGCGCGGCCGGCAACGACGAACCGTCCCACGTGCTCCTCGCCTGCGGGGTGGATCCGGGCGTGGCGCAGAGCGCGGTGCGCTTCACCTTCGGTCGCGAGACGCTGCCCGACGACCTTCCCCGTCGACTCGCCGCCCTCGTCGCCGAGTCGGTGCGCGCCGTCGCCGGGTGA
- a CDS encoding SDR family NAD(P)-dependent oxidoreductase, which produces MNEYLADLFALDGRTAVVTGGSSGIGRGIATALARAGAATVVVARGEDRIARTVGELTDAGCRVAGVVGDLSSRAGIRALADAAAQPFGEPDILVNSAGVNIRPPFAEISEADWDATMTVNTLAPLLLGQRYAVGMAERGFGRLIHISSQQAHRAFVGSGVYGVSKGAVESLMRSEAEAWGGTGVTSNTLVPGFVLTPLNARLQEDPAQIAALAARTMIGRNGLPEDFAAATVFLASAGSGYVTGHSLFVDGGLSVH; this is translated from the coding sequence ATGAACGAGTACCTCGCCGACCTCTTCGCACTCGACGGCCGCACGGCCGTGGTCACCGGGGGAAGCTCCGGCATCGGCCGTGGCATCGCCACCGCCCTCGCGCGGGCCGGCGCGGCGACCGTCGTCGTCGCACGCGGCGAGGACAGGATCGCGCGAACGGTCGGAGAGCTGACGGATGCCGGGTGCCGCGTGGCGGGTGTCGTCGGCGACCTGAGCTCGCGCGCCGGCATCCGCGCTCTGGCCGACGCCGCCGCGCAGCCGTTCGGAGAACCCGACATCCTGGTGAACTCGGCGGGGGTCAACATCCGGCCGCCGTTCGCCGAGATCTCCGAGGCGGACTGGGACGCGACCATGACGGTCAACACGCTCGCACCGCTGCTGCTCGGACAGCGCTACGCCGTCGGCATGGCCGAACGCGGGTTCGGCCGACTGATCCACATCAGCTCTCAGCAGGCCCACCGCGCGTTCGTCGGCAGCGGGGTCTACGGCGTGTCGAAGGGCGCGGTGGAATCGCTGATGCGGTCGGAAGCCGAAGCCTGGGGAGGCACCGGAGTGACCAGCAACACCCTCGTGCCGGGGTTCGTGCTCACTCCCCTCAACGCGCGGTTGCAGGAGGACCCTGCACAGATCGCCGCCCTCGCCGCGCGCACGATGATCGGCCGCAACGGGCTGCCGGAGGACTTCGCCGCGGCGACCGTCTTCCTCGCGAGCGCGGGATCGGGATACGTGACGGGCCACTCGCTGTTCGTCGACGGCGGCCTGTCGGTGCACTGA